One part of the Quercus lobata isolate SW786 chromosome 7, ValleyOak3.0 Primary Assembly, whole genome shotgun sequence genome encodes these proteins:
- the LOC115952541 gene encoding exocyst complex component EXO70H1-like, with amino-acid sequence MPRKGMRSICFNSKTSSFSMSRYSSPARNSISTGTPRRSFSESLIEQSIEAATVLINKWNPETSTYAKVTSLFYESKSEAMQFIRCVNDLQKSMHALVTENSTSEKLVHAQNLMQIAMKRLQKEFYQILSMNRAHLDPESVSARSSRASARSSISDFDDGGSVSHDDEVRNVGDSIDEVEEVSSIAMTDLRSIAECMISSGYAKECISIYKIIRKSIIDEGIYRLGVEKISSSQINKMDWEVLDRRIKDWLEAVKVSMATLFNGERILCDHVFASSDSIRESCFTEISKEGATLLFGFPELVAKSKKSHPEKIFRVLDMYTAISTNWIEIDSIFSFESTVTVRAQALNSLNKLSDTVRSMLSEFESTMQKDSSKSKIHGGGGVHTLTLTTMNYLSLLADYSNILADIFADWPPPPRSSLPESYFESPSTDDSPAPAISMRMAWLIVVLLCKLDGKVEHHKDVCLSYIFLANNLNHVVSKVQTSNLKYLLGEDWIAKHEEKMKLFAANYERLAWGPVIATLPENPTATITPAQAKEIFRKFNSSFDETCRKQSSFVVSDPKLRDEMKVSLARKIVPSYREFYDAHRSNVVGERNVGLIVRFAPEDVGNYLSDLFFGNNNNSGSTSVSSSYSSSHQRHSWSRG; translated from the coding sequence ATGCCTAGAAAAGGAATGAGGAGTATTTGCTTCAACTCCAAAACTTCATCTTTCTCTATGTCTCGATATTCTTCGCCTGCAAGAAACTCAATTTCAACAGGTACTCCTCGACGCAGCTTTTCGGAGTCATTGATCGAGCAGAGCATCGAAGCGGCCACGGTtttgataaacaagtggaaCCCAGAAACCTCCACTTATGCAAAAGTCACATCTTTGTTCTACGAGAGCAAAAGTGAAGCCATGCAATTCATCAGGTGCGTGAACGATCTTCAGAAATCCATGCACGCCTTGGTCACCGAGAACTCGACCTCGGAGAAGCTCGTGCACGCACAGAACCTTATGCAGATAGCCATGAAGAGACTCCAGAAGGAGTTCTATCAAATCCTTTCCATGAATCGAGCTCACTTGGACCCCGAATCAGTCTCCGCTCGATCCTCACGCGCCTCCGCTCGATCAAGCATTTCTGATTTCGACGATGGTGGCTCAGTCTCACACGATGATGAAGTGCGCAACGTAGGCGATTCAATCGATGAAGTCGAAGAAGTTTCTTCCATAGCTATGACTGACTTGAGATCCATAGCTGAGTGTATGATCTCTTCTGGTTACGCCAAAGAGTGTATCAgtatatacaaaattatcagAAAATCGATTATCGACGAAGGCATTTATCGACTTGGTGTTGAAAAAATTAGCTCCTCACAAATCAATAAGATGGACTGGGAAGTTCTCGATCGCAGAATCAAGGATTGGTTGGAGGCAGTGAAAGTTTCGATGGCAACTCTTTTCAACGGAGAGAGAATCCTCTGCGACCATGTTTTCGCTTCCTCAGACTCGATCAGAGAATCTTGTTTCACTGAGATTTCCAAAGAAGGAGCTACTCTTCTCTTCGGATTCCCCGAACTCGTAGCTAAGAGCAAGAAATCTCATCCTGAGAAAATTTTCCGTGTGCTCGACATGTACACAGCGATTTCAACCAACTGGATCGAAATCGATTCCATCTTCTCATTCGAATCAACCGTCACCGTTCGAGCTCAAGCTCTCAACTCGCTGAACAAGCTCAGCGACACGGTCCGCTCAATGCTATCGGAGTTCGAGTCAACAATGCAAAAGGACTCGTCGAAGTCGAAAATCCACGGTGGCGGCGGTGTTCACACTCTGACTCTCACCACCATGAACTACCTCTCTCTCCTCGCCGATTACAGTAACATCCTCGCAGACATTTTCGCCGACTGGCCTCCGCCGCCGAGATCATCGTTACCGGAATCTTACTTCGAAAGTCCATCCACCGATGACTCTCCGGCACCGGCGATTTCCATGCGCATGGCTTGGTTAATCGTCGTACTTCTCTGCAAACTCGACGGCAAAGTAGAACATCACAAAGACGTTTGTCTCTCGTACATATTCTTAGCCAATAACCTTAACCACGTTgtctccaaagtccaaacctcGAACTTGAAGTACCTTCTCGGCGAGGATTGGATCGCAAAGCACgaagaaaaaatgaaactatTCGCCGCGAATTACGAGAGATTAGCGTGGGGCCCAGTGATTGCAACGCTGCCGGAAAATCCAACTGCCACGATTACTCCAGCTCAGGCGAAGGAAATTTTCAGGAAATTCAATTCGAGCTTCGACGAAACTTGTAGGAAACAGAGCTCGTTTGTCGTATCGGACCCGAAACTCCGAGACGAAATGAAAGTCTCATTAGCAAGAAAGATTGTCCCAAGTTATCGGGAATTCTACGACGCTCACAGGTCTAATGTTGTTGGAGAGCGCAATGTTGGGTTAATTGTCAGATTTGCTCCTGAGGATGTGGGGAATTACTTGTCGGACCTTTTCTTTGGGAACAACAATAACTCGGGGAGTACAAGTGTTTCTTCTTCGTATTCCTCGTCTCATCAACGACATTCGTGGTCTAGAGGTTAA
- the LOC115952125 gene encoding uncharacterized protein LOC115952125 has protein sequence MASGNDWWRAIQEYDFNDAYFNNVGSSNDCEFDVDDDDDWSDLDSEHEEEAEFNLVNPIVGEMYTYMQRHYDKQPMRASTLTGKAYMDEVTDGNAMNCYEMFRMTPELLLHLVDELAQHGYLRDGRGEVNATQAVAMLLYVLGYNTRFRCVADRFQHSTETVCRHFRQTLRAVHHYAKHLIKPDQNVTSLPEHLQVNKYWPWFERCIGAIDGTHVSARPPKNETQAHRDRKSHITTNVLCVCNMDMQFTFIHGGWEGSANDSRVFEEAISDQKHGFPWPPTGSYYLVDSGLPIGTSFLPPHKSTRYHVQEFNSSGRRITSKKELYNYRHLSLRMVIERSFGVLKARFPILNLMPSYKPIKQRYVIIVCCALHNFIRINNRRDKLFRTIGESDGEGSATNGEGGGDVGASTSSATQRHVLEMSSASKRAMAQLRDNITDIMWNDYVARGNVR, from the exons ATGGCGTCCGGAAATGACTGGTGGCGGGCGATCCAAGAGTATGACTTTAATGATGCATACTTCAACAACGTTGGTTCCAGCAATGACTGTGaatttgatgttgatgatgatgatgattggaGTGATTTGGATTCCGAACATGAAGAAGAGGCAGAGTTTAATTTAGTGAATCCTATAGTTGGGGAGATGTATACGTATATGCAGCGACATTATGATAAACAACCAATGCGTGCTAGTACGTTGACCGGTAAGGCATATATGGACGAGGTCACTGATGGTAATGCTATGAACTGTTATGAGATGTTCCGCATGACACCTGAATTACTTTTACATTTAGTGGATGAGTTGGCTCAACATGGTTACTTGAGGGACGGACGTGGTGAGGTGAATGCCACTCAGGCCGTGGCCATGTTATTGTACGTACTTGGATACAACACCCGCTTTAGATGTGTTGCCGACAGGTTTCAGCACTCAACAGAAACCGTGTGCCGGCATTTTCGTCAGACATTGCGAGCTGTCCACCATTACGCGAAGCATTTAATTAAACCTGATCAGAATGTCACAAGCCTCCCTGAACATCTTCAAGTGAACAAGTACTGGCCATGGTTTGAG AGATGTATTGGAGCAATTGATGGAACGCACGTGAGTGCCCGACCTCCTAAGAATGAGACTCAAGCACACAGGGACCGTAAGAGCCATATAACAACTAATGTGCTGTGTGTGTGTAACATGGACATGCAGTTCACATTTATCCATGGTGGGTGGGAGGGCAGTGCAAATGACTCAAGGGTTTTCGAGGAAGCGATCAGCGACCAGAAACATGGATTCCCATGGCCACCAACAG ggtCGTACTATTTAGTGGATTCGGGTCTACCAATTGGCACCAGTTTTCTCCCCCCTCACAAGTCAACTAGGTACCATGTGCAAGAATTCAACTCAAGTGGTAGACGGATAACATCAAAGAAAGAATTGTACAACTACAGGCATTTGTCCTTACGGATGGTTATTGAGCGGTCCTTTGGAGTGCTAAAGGCCCGTTTCCCCATTCTGAATTTAATGCCAAGTTATAAGCCGATTAAGCAGCGGTACGTGATTATTGTGTGCTGTGCTCTACACAATTTCATACGCATAAACAATCGGAGAGATAAATTGTTCAGAACAATAGGAGAGAGTGATGGCGAAGGTAGTGCGACCAATGGTGAAGGCGGTGGAGATGTTGGAGCATCAACAAGCTCAGCAACCCAAAGGCATGTACTAGAAATGTCAAGTGCATCAAAGAGAGCGATGGCCCAATTGAGGGACAATATCACTGACATAATGTGGAATGATTATGTTGCTCGTGGAAATGTGAGATga
- the LOC115951338 gene encoding uncharacterized protein LOC115951338: MAHESQEADEKKWPPHVEHTFIEIMLEEQLKGNMPSGVFKGPTWASITAELNRRTGKDFVFKQVQQKHNRLRLKQRKWSQLLRHTGLGWDEQTQTVTCSDEVWQNVIAANRGAANLRKQGCPDYPSLQQLFATSTATGNLQISSNTPPLNSDEERALEEEIANANANANANADASAPTQLDDDCYTPNFDSFPQTVDDAEVEEVTRRAEKRPVQDVSGKGKKTSKKSDRVSEMTAALKEYNAMSERRYSGKLGRTTGSSDQFAQSVVGGDPCSLTKAMDVLNMYPDLSNKAYIKMSNVLQQKDNRVVFMCMPEHRRKSWIEDILNPEED; encoded by the exons ATGGCACATGAATCACAAGAGGCAGATGAGAAAAAGTGGCCTCCACATGTAGAGCATACTTTTATTGAGATCATGTTGGAGGAACAGCTTAAGGGTAACATGCCAAGCGGTGTGTTTAAGGGTCCTACATGGGCATCAATTACAGCTGAACTTAATCGAAGGACCGGGAAAGACTTTGTGTTTAAGCAAGTGCAACAGAAGCACAATAGGCTCCGACTCAAACAACGCAAATGGAGCCAATTGCTAAGACACACGGGGTTGGGGTGGGACGAGCAGACCCAAACAGTTACTTGTTCTGACGAGGTGTGGCAGAATGTGATTGCG GCCAATCGTGGTGCAGCTAACTTAAGGAAACAGGGATGCCCAGACTACCCATCATTGCAGCAGTTGTTCGCCACTAGTACTGCGACTGGAAACCTCCAAATCTCCTCAAACACTCCTCCCCTGAATAGTGACGAAGAGCGTGCCCTAGAAGAAGAGATTGCCAATGCCAATGCCAATGCCAATGCCAATGCCGATGCAAGTGCACCCACTCAGTTGGACGATGACTGTTACACTCCTAACTTTGATAGTTTCCCACAAACTGTGGATGATGCTGAGGTTGAGGAGGTAACCCGGAGGGCGGAAAAACGTCCTGTGCAAGATGTAAGTGGCAAGGGTAAGAAGACCTCGAAGAAGTCGGATAGGGTGAGTGAAATGACTGCGGCCCTAAAGGAGTACAACGCAATGTCCGAACGTAGGTATAGTGGTAAACTTGGCAGGACTACCGGTTCATCCGACCAATTCGCTCAATCCGTTGTAGGGGGTGATCCTTGTTCACTTACGAAGGCAATGGACGTGCTGAACATGTATCCGGATTTGAGTAACAAGGCCTACATCAAGATGTCAAATGTTTTGCAGCAAAAGGATAATAGGGTAGTGTTTATGTGTATGCCGGAGCATAGGAGGAAATCTTGGATTGAGGACATTCTAAACCCGGAGGAGGATTGA